From Labrus bergylta chromosome 22, fLabBer1.1, whole genome shotgun sequence, one genomic window encodes:
- the atp1b2a gene encoding sodium/potassium-transporting ATPase subunit beta-2a, which translates to MSGTKEEDRKGSGEWRDAFWNPRTHELMGRTAKSWGLILLFYLVFYLFLAGMFVLTMYIMLLTLDDYKPTWQDRLATPGMMIRPKGDQLEITFSVSETESWDGLIQNLNTFLSPYNDSYQVQTNDNCPPDQYFIQEDSAEVRNNPKRSCQFNRTMLEECSGISDRFYGYSSGQPCILIKLNRVIGMLPGKDGQSPYVTCGAKREDSDSMGQLAYYPPNGTFNLMYYPYYGKKAQVNYTQPLVAVKFLNASMNTDINVECKINSNTLIEGTERDKFAGRVSFKLRINSK; encoded by the exons atgtcGGGGACCAAGGAGGAGGACCGCAAAGGCTCGGGCGAATGGCGGGACGCTTTCTGGAACCCGCGAACCCACGAGCTGATGGGCCGAACCGCCAAGAGCTGGG gtTTGATCCTGCTCTTCTACCTGGTCTTCTACCTGTTCCTGGCTGGGATGTTCGTCCTCACCATGTACATCATGCTGCTGACCCTCGACGACTATAAACCCACCTGGCAGGACCGCCTGGCCACTCCAG GGATGATGATTCGTCCTAAAGGCGATCAGCTGGAGATCACTTTCTCAGTGTCAGAGACTGAAAGCTGGGACGGTTTAATCCAGAACCTCAACACGTTCCTCTCTC cgtACAACGACAGCTATCAGGTTCAGACCAATGATAACTGCCCTCCGGATCAATACTTCATTCAAGAAGACAGTGCAGAG GTAAGGAACAACCCGAAGCGTTCCTGTCAGTTTAATCGGACAATGTTGGAGGAGTGTTCTGGAATTTCTGATCGTTTCTACGGTTACAGCAGCGGTCAGCCCTGCATCCTCATCAAACTGAACCGG gTTATTGGTATGTTGCCAGGGAAGGACGGTCAGTCTCCTTATGTCACCTGTGGAGCCAAG agggagGACAGTGACAGTATGGGACAGCTTGCGTACTATCCTCCTAATGGAACCTTCAACCTCATGTACTACCCGTACTACGGCAAGAAAgctcag GTGAACTACACTCAGCCGCTGGTGGCCGTGAAGTTCCTGAACGCCTCTATGAACACGGACATCAACGTGGAGTGTAAAATCAACTCCAACACTCTGATCGAAGGCACCGAGCGGGACAAGTTCGCCGGACGGGTTTCCTTCAAACTACGGATCAACagcaaatag
- the LOC110002817 gene encoding uncharacterized protein isoform X1 yields the protein MANKRDASDLTSCADKELTKPARRRPRRATSTAGRRSQKDKRRGPTPKRRDPKDKRRGHDEKKEGVTVKRTWSDGKRRWDKKHYCVFCRRPQVKIARHLLRKHADQQEVVAASALPTGSKQRHLLLEHLRCRGNYMHNIEVIRQGTGEIVPWRQPSEDVDARNYLPCPLCLGFFLRADLWKHQASCRKKLTSDPSRDSASTAEKTSDPFKDTTCDPTGDPADVRTPPEDLPPESSADTPKKRSRIQAAASRLLPISGGASESCSQVLHRMNQDHVSHQVCPSTCLRAIRPASTCVCAHLSLCMFQVKSDWLICKYGNKLMGSPGGSGRRYDYVSQKLRELGRFLLAAKSLDPVVGTLQDLLAPGRLSLALAAARKASGYRWTRPPLAVKTTLKTVCEIAIGESLQDGDWETAAKTTDFYHMLGREWDKLGLQDPAPNNSTPDPDTEGAAKMKNQLVQSGSEKEGQESGPDVLSQSRQVSCVVPPESRLQVPPPSVLVSPRKVRRRPWSSAEKEAVWRQLGVHVLVQSVPGKEVCQRCLDLEPVLRGRHWKDIKNQVHNQIQSQKKQQFHAQMDLQENQDHTDQNQKNQQQYQIHMDQQGEDQNQKNQEHQQDQENVQNKKKQQNHIQLDHQDQGHIQNHKKLQYLTRLDPHDELQKQLYHMDQQTQDQQTDLDQNTSVLTGTSYRPDGPHQDPGISQYPLPHRTLGPHVDQLLTRTQWTDPPLIQHYRNLDPGGPAGPGQVHF from the exons ATGGCAAACAAACGAGACGCCTCTGACCTAACCTCCTGTGCTGATAAAGAGCTAACAAAGCCCGCCAGACGCCGACCCCGCCGGGCCACCTCCACGGCAGGTAGGAGGAGTCAGAAAGACAAGAGGCGTGGTCCCACACCAAAGAGGCGGGATCCCAAGGACAAGAGGCGTGGTCATGATGAGAAGAAGGAAGGGGTGACCGTGAAGAGGACGTGGAGCGACGGGAAACGGCGGTGGGATAAGAAACATTACTGCGTGTTCTGTCGGCGGCCGCAGGTGAAGATTGCTCGTCACCTGCTGAGGAAACATGCAGACCAACAGGAAGTGGTGGCTGCAAGCGCTCTGCCTACAGGCTCCAAACAACGCCACCTGCTGCTGGAACACCTGCGCTGCAGGGGCAACTACATGCACAACATTGAG gtcaTCAGACAGGGCACTGGGGAAATCGTCCCGTGGCGTCAGCCCTCTGAGGACGTCGATGCGAGGAACTACCTGCCGTGCCCGCTCTGCCTCGGGTTCTTCCTGCGAGCCGATCTCTGGAAACATCAGGCCTCCTGTCGCAAGaagctgacctctgacccctccAGAGACTCCGCCTCCACAGCCGAAAAGACCTCTGACCCCTTCAAGGACACGACCTGTGACCCAACAGGTGACCCAGCAGACGTCAGGACCCCCCCAGAGGATCTGCCTCCTGAGTCCTCAGCGGACACGCCAAAGAAGCGCAGTAGGATCCAGGCCGCGGCGTCCCGCCTGCTCCCCATCTCAGGCGGAGCCTCTGAGAGCTGCAGCCAGGTGCTGCACCGCATGAACCAGGACCATGTGTCGCACCAGGTGTGTCCTTCTACCTGTCTGCGTGCTATACGGCCTGCatctacctgtgtgtgtgctcacctgtctctctgcatgTTCCAGgtgaaatctgattggttgatctGTAAGTATGGTAACAAGCTGATGGGGAGCCCGGGTGGCAGCGGGCGGAGGTATGACTACGTCAGTCAGAAGCTGAGGGAGCTGGGCCGGTTCCTCCTGGCCGCTAAATCTCTGGACCCGGTGGTCGGGACCCTCCAGGACCTTCTGGCTCCAGGTCGCCTCAGCTTGGCTCTGGCTGCGGCGAGGAAGGCGTCGGGTTACAGGTGGACCCGCCCTCCACTGGCGGTGAAGACGACCCTGAAAACTGTCTGCGAGATCGCCATCGGAGAGAGTCTGCAGGACGGAGACTGGGAGACCGCTGCAAAGACCACCGACTTTTACCACATGCTGGGGAGGGAATGGGACAAACTGGGCCTGCAAGACCCTGCCCCCAACAACTCAACACCTGATCCAGACACAG agggagcagctAAGATGAAGAATCAATTGGTCCAATCAGGAAGTGAGAAAGAGGGTCAAGAGTCTGGACCAGACG ttctgtcacagagcagacaggtgagctgTGTGGTTCCTCCAGAGTCCCGACTACAGGTCCCTCCCCCCTCAG TCCTCGTCTCTCCCAGGAAGGTCCGCCGGCGTCCGTGGTCGTCCGCAGAGAAGGAGGCAGTTTGGCGGCAGCTGGGAGTCCATGTCCTGGTCCAGTCGGTACCCGGGAAGGAGGTTTGTCAGCGCTGTCTGGACCTGGAGCCGGTCCTCAGAGGACGACACTGGAAGGACATCAAGAACCAGGTCCACAACCAGATCCAGAGCCAGAAGAAGCAGCAGTTCCATGCCCAGATGGACCTTCAGGAGAACCAAGACCACACAGATCAGAACCAGAAGAACCAGCAGCAGTACCAGATCCACATGGACCAACAGGGCGAGGACCAGAACCAGAAGAACCAAGAACACCAGCAGGACCAGGAAAACGTTCAAAATAAGAAGAAACAACAGAACCACATTCAGTTGGACCACCAGGATCAGGGTCACATTCAGAACCACAAGAAACTGCAGTACCTTACTCGGCTGGACCCCCACGATGAACTTCAGAAGCAGCTCTACCACATGGACCAGCAGACCCAGGACCAGCAGACTGACCTGGATCAGAACACATCTGTACTCACAGGGACTTCTTACAGACCTGATGGACCTCATCAAGACCCTGGTATCAGTCAGTACCCTCTTCCACACAGAACCTTGGGACCTCATGTGGACCAGTTGCTGACCAGAACTCAGTGGACTGACCCTCCCCTGATCCAGCACTACAGGAACCTTGACCCTGGAGGGCCAGCTGGTCCAGGACAAGTCCACTTCTGA
- the LOC110002817 gene encoding uncharacterized protein isoform X2, producing the protein MANKRDASDLTSCADKELTKPARRRPRRATSTAGRRSQKDKRRGPTPKRRDPKDKRRGHDEKKEGVTVKRTWSDGKRRWDKKHYCVFCRRPQVKIARHLLRKHADQQEVVAASALPTGSKQRHLLLEHLRCRGNYMHNIEVIRQGTGEIVPWRQPSEDVDARNYLPCPLCLGFFLRADLWKHQASCRKKLTSDPSRDSASTAEKTSDPFKDTTCDPTGDPADVRTPPEDLPPESSADTPKKRSRIQAAASRLLPISGGASESCSQVLHRMNQDHVSHQVKSDWLICKYGNKLMGSPGGSGRRYDYVSQKLRELGRFLLAAKSLDPVVGTLQDLLAPGRLSLALAAARKASGYRWTRPPLAVKTTLKTVCEIAIGESLQDGDWETAAKTTDFYHMLGREWDKLGLQDPAPNNSTPDPDTEGAAKMKNQLVQSGSEKEGQESGPDVLSQSRQVSCVVPPESRLQVPPPSVLVSPRKVRRRPWSSAEKEAVWRQLGVHVLVQSVPGKEVCQRCLDLEPVLRGRHWKDIKNQVHNQIQSQKKQQFHAQMDLQENQDHTDQNQKNQQQYQIHMDQQGEDQNQKNQEHQQDQENVQNKKKQQNHIQLDHQDQGHIQNHKKLQYLTRLDPHDELQKQLYHMDQQTQDQQTDLDQNTSVLTGTSYRPDGPHQDPGISQYPLPHRTLGPHVDQLLTRTQWTDPPLIQHYRNLDPGGPAGPGQVHF; encoded by the exons ATGGCAAACAAACGAGACGCCTCTGACCTAACCTCCTGTGCTGATAAAGAGCTAACAAAGCCCGCCAGACGCCGACCCCGCCGGGCCACCTCCACGGCAGGTAGGAGGAGTCAGAAAGACAAGAGGCGTGGTCCCACACCAAAGAGGCGGGATCCCAAGGACAAGAGGCGTGGTCATGATGAGAAGAAGGAAGGGGTGACCGTGAAGAGGACGTGGAGCGACGGGAAACGGCGGTGGGATAAGAAACATTACTGCGTGTTCTGTCGGCGGCCGCAGGTGAAGATTGCTCGTCACCTGCTGAGGAAACATGCAGACCAACAGGAAGTGGTGGCTGCAAGCGCTCTGCCTACAGGCTCCAAACAACGCCACCTGCTGCTGGAACACCTGCGCTGCAGGGGCAACTACATGCACAACATTGAG gtcaTCAGACAGGGCACTGGGGAAATCGTCCCGTGGCGTCAGCCCTCTGAGGACGTCGATGCGAGGAACTACCTGCCGTGCCCGCTCTGCCTCGGGTTCTTCCTGCGAGCCGATCTCTGGAAACATCAGGCCTCCTGTCGCAAGaagctgacctctgacccctccAGAGACTCCGCCTCCACAGCCGAAAAGACCTCTGACCCCTTCAAGGACACGACCTGTGACCCAACAGGTGACCCAGCAGACGTCAGGACCCCCCCAGAGGATCTGCCTCCTGAGTCCTCAGCGGACACGCCAAAGAAGCGCAGTAGGATCCAGGCCGCGGCGTCCCGCCTGCTCCCCATCTCAGGCGGAGCCTCTGAGAGCTGCAGCCAGGTGCTGCACCGCATGAACCAGGACCATGTGTCGCACCAG gtgaaatctgattggttgatctGTAAGTATGGTAACAAGCTGATGGGGAGCCCGGGTGGCAGCGGGCGGAGGTATGACTACGTCAGTCAGAAGCTGAGGGAGCTGGGCCGGTTCCTCCTGGCCGCTAAATCTCTGGACCCGGTGGTCGGGACCCTCCAGGACCTTCTGGCTCCAGGTCGCCTCAGCTTGGCTCTGGCTGCGGCGAGGAAGGCGTCGGGTTACAGGTGGACCCGCCCTCCACTGGCGGTGAAGACGACCCTGAAAACTGTCTGCGAGATCGCCATCGGAGAGAGTCTGCAGGACGGAGACTGGGAGACCGCTGCAAAGACCACCGACTTTTACCACATGCTGGGGAGGGAATGGGACAAACTGGGCCTGCAAGACCCTGCCCCCAACAACTCAACACCTGATCCAGACACAG agggagcagctAAGATGAAGAATCAATTGGTCCAATCAGGAAGTGAGAAAGAGGGTCAAGAGTCTGGACCAGACG ttctgtcacagagcagacaggtgagctgTGTGGTTCCTCCAGAGTCCCGACTACAGGTCCCTCCCCCCTCAG TCCTCGTCTCTCCCAGGAAGGTCCGCCGGCGTCCGTGGTCGTCCGCAGAGAAGGAGGCAGTTTGGCGGCAGCTGGGAGTCCATGTCCTGGTCCAGTCGGTACCCGGGAAGGAGGTTTGTCAGCGCTGTCTGGACCTGGAGCCGGTCCTCAGAGGACGACACTGGAAGGACATCAAGAACCAGGTCCACAACCAGATCCAGAGCCAGAAGAAGCAGCAGTTCCATGCCCAGATGGACCTTCAGGAGAACCAAGACCACACAGATCAGAACCAGAAGAACCAGCAGCAGTACCAGATCCACATGGACCAACAGGGCGAGGACCAGAACCAGAAGAACCAAGAACACCAGCAGGACCAGGAAAACGTTCAAAATAAGAAGAAACAACAGAACCACATTCAGTTGGACCACCAGGATCAGGGTCACATTCAGAACCACAAGAAACTGCAGTACCTTACTCGGCTGGACCCCCACGATGAACTTCAGAAGCAGCTCTACCACATGGACCAGCAGACCCAGGACCAGCAGACTGACCTGGATCAGAACACATCTGTACTCACAGGGACTTCTTACAGACCTGATGGACCTCATCAAGACCCTGGTATCAGTCAGTACCCTCTTCCACACAGAACCTTGGGACCTCATGTGGACCAGTTGCTGACCAGAACTCAGTGGACTGACCCTCCCCTGATCCAGCACTACAGGAACCTTGACCCTGGAGGGCCAGCTGGTCCAGGACAAGTCCACTTCTGA
- the LOC114921803 gene encoding uncharacterized protein isoform X1 produces MDTLQVSLACLLLKMNFHPVTAHVVVWIVPNCQLCPQAADQETVIGCSAFADSVCRNKSAAVATPSCRPPEPAASTLNKRILLPIIGLSVLLVLLLGLVLTRLSCRCNNYNNIKGNKPLPRLPSPSCYCQAPPTTPKPLQQLTSPPHCLTSHSHYLTHLLFLHRSGSAVTDQIQNEGLYGSRVSR; encoded by the exons ATGGACACACTTCAG GTGAGCCTGGCATGTCTGCTGCTGAAGATGAACTTTCACCCTGTCACTGCCCATGTGGTGGTGTGGATCGTGCCAAACTGCCAACTGTGTCCACAAG CGGCTGATCAGGAAACTGTGATCGGGTGTTCGGCGTTCGCTGATTCTGTGTGTCGAAACAAGAGCGCTGCTGTGGCCACTCCATCGTGCAGACCTCCTGAACCTGCAG CCTCCACCTTGAACAAGAGGATCCTCCTTCCTATCAT AGGTCTCTCTGTGTTATTGGTTTTGCTGCTCGGATTGGTTCTGACCCGGCTGTCCTGCCGATGCAACAATTACAACAATATCAAAGGTAACAAGCCCCTCCCACGACTACCAAGCCCCTCCTGCTACTGCCAAGCCCCTCCCACTACACCAAAGCCCCTCCAACAATTGACAAGCCCTCCACACTGCTTGACAAGCCACTCCCACTATCTGACACACCTGTTGTTCCTTCATAGGTCTGGATCTGCTGTAACTGATCAGATCCAGAATGAGGGTCTCTATGGGTCCAGGGTCTCCAGGTGA
- the LOC114921803 gene encoding uncharacterized protein isoform X2 — protein sequence MDTLQVSLACLLLKMNFHPVTAHVVVWIVPNCQLCPQAADQETVIGCSAFADSVCRNKSAAVATPSCRPPEPAASTLNKRILLPIIGLSVLLVLLLGLVLTRLSCRCNNYNNIKGLDLL from the exons ATGGACACACTTCAG GTGAGCCTGGCATGTCTGCTGCTGAAGATGAACTTTCACCCTGTCACTGCCCATGTGGTGGTGTGGATCGTGCCAAACTGCCAACTGTGTCCACAAG CGGCTGATCAGGAAACTGTGATCGGGTGTTCGGCGTTCGCTGATTCTGTGTGTCGAAACAAGAGCGCTGCTGTGGCCACTCCATCGTGCAGACCTCCTGAACCTGCAG CCTCCACCTTGAACAAGAGGATCCTCCTTCCTATCAT AGGTCTCTCTGTGTTATTGGTTTTGCTGCTCGGATTGGTTCTGACCCGGCTGTCCTGCCGATGCAACAATTACAACAATATCAAAG GTCTGGATCTGCTGTAA
- the mogat3a gene encoding LOW QUALITY PROTEIN: 2-acylglycerol O-acyltransferase 2-A (The sequence of the model RefSeq protein was modified relative to this genomic sequence to represent the inferred CDS: deleted 1 base in 1 codon), producing the protein MKIEFAPLNIPLRRRLQTAATLQWVFSFLALAQCCLAAFVLLALSDWWMLALLYAGWLWLDWDTPTSGGRRSQWVRSWTVWDFFREYFPITLVKTVDLDPKKNYIFGFHPHGVLVAGGFGNFCTEATGFSRLFPGLRSHLLMLPFWFRVPLFRDYIMFGGLVSSCKSSLSYLVSRPEGGNVAVIAVGGAPEALDARPGALKLQVRNRKGFIKLALKHGAQLVPVFSFGENELFDQMENPTGSPLRRLQNRLQSIMGVAMPLFHARGVFQYSFGLMPYRKPIHTVVGTPIPVVQTPSPTSEDIESLHKVYLQRLTELFEQHKLSYGLCEDQHLTFI; encoded by the exons ATGAAGATCGAGTTCGCCCCGCTGAACATCCCGCTGCGGAGGAGACTGCAGACCGCCGCCACGCTGCAGTGGGTCTTCTCCTTTCTGGCTCTag cTCAGTGCTGTCTGGCTGCCTTCGTGCTCCTGGctctctctgattggtggatgCTCGCGCTGCTGTATGCTGGTTGGCTGTGGCTGGACTGGGACACGCCCACCAGCGGGGGTCGGAGGTCACAGTGGGTCAGGAGCTGGACTGTCTGGGACTTCTTCAGGGAGTACTTCCCAATCACA ctggTGAAAACTGTCGACCTGGACCCaaagaaaaactacatttttggATTTCATCCACACG gcGTGCTGGTTGCAGGAGGTTTTGGGAACTTCTGTACGGAGGCGACAGGATTTTCCCGCCTGTTTCCTGGACTCAGGTCTCACCTGCTGATGCTGCCGTTCTGGTTCAGAGTCCCGCTCTTCAGAGACTACATCATGTTTGGAG gCCTGGTGTCCAGCTGTAAGTCCAGCCTGTCGTACCTCGTCAGTCGGCCTGAGGGAGGAAATGTCGCCGTCATTGCGGTGGGCGGAGCTCCAGAGGCTCTGGACGCTCGTCCTGGAGCGTTAAAGCTGCAG gtccgAAACCGGAAGGGCTTCATCAAACTGGCCCTCAAACACGG agctcAGCTGGTTCCGGTCTTTTCTTTTGGAGAGAACGAGTTGTTCGATCAGATGGAGAATCCCACCGGCTCTCCTCTGAGGAGgctgcag AACCGGCTGCAGAGCATCATGGGAGTAGCCATGCCTCTGTTTCACGCCAGAGGAGTTTTTCAGTACAGCTTCGGACTGATGCCGTACAGGAAGCCCATCCACACCGTGG TGGGGACGCCCATCCCAGTGGTCCAGACTCCCAGTCCAACCAGCGAGGACATCGAGTCTCTTCATAAAGTTTACCTGCAGAGG CTGACCGAGCTGTTCGAGCAGCACAAACTATCGTACGGCCTCTGCGAGGACCAGCACCTcacatttatataa